In Vibrio chagasii, the sequence ACCGATCGTTAGCAGCACATTGCCTGTTTTCCATATCAGCAAACCTGTCACAAGCGCCCCGATTAAATACGGGTTTTCAAAACTTGGCCAAAATGTTTGTTCTGGTGCAAACACAATCGGTCCCCAGATCGCAGTAAGTACCGCAGGGCTTGAATAGCGTAATAAACGTCGCGCGGTTTGGTTGAGTCGAAGCGGAATCGCTGGCTCAAGAAATAAGTATCGGCTAAAAAATACAATCGCTGTCATCAGTAATATCGTTAACCAGATCATCTCTATTTCCCTTCCATGATTGGCTTTTTGCCGTTATTGCGCTCTTGAAATGACTCACTGAAAAAGCCCGCTAACATGCCAGCAATTGCTGCAATCATGAGCCCGCCTTCAACGTTATTCACCGACATAGCAACCGAAGTCACCAATGAAACCAACACGCACACCACAACAGGCAATGTTCTGATTAACGGGAATACCAACGCAATGAAAGTCGCGGCGACCGCAAAGTCGAGGCCAATTTCATTAAGGGATGGAATTTGACTTCCAGCGACAATGCCAACGAAGCTTGCGATATTCCAAACCAGATAAAAACCGCCGCCAACACCCGCGGCATACCAACGATTAAACTCTTGCTGAGACTGACCACTACAAATCGCAAACAGTTCGTCCGTTAACCAAAAGCCAAGCAATAAGCGCCAACGAGTAGGAAGGTGACTGATTTTGTCGCGCATCGACACACTGTATAAAAAGTGTCTTGAGGTGATGAACAGTGTGGTCAGCAACATGGTGCCAAGGCCAATGCCCGCTTTGAACATGCCTGCCGCGACCAGTTGTGCGGAGCCAGCAAACAAAATCGCTGACATTGCTTGTGCTTGCAGTTGATTCAATCCAGCATCAATCGCGTATGAACCAGCTAAGATTCCCCACGGTATCACGGCGATACTCAGAGGCATGCCCGCTAAAACGCCCTTCCACAGCTGTGTTCGCCTATCCATCTTTTGATTATCCATATTATTCTTTTCTCTCTTCACATTGGCTATTCAATGTAAAAACACCTGAGTGGATTCGATTGTACAAACTTGCTCGATTAAGCGACCGTACTTTTCGCCAACGCTCAAAGCATCTTAATGTATTGCCCCGGCGTGTAGCCATTGGCCTTTTTAAAGTGTCGGTGAAAATGGCTTTGGTCGTGAAAACCACACTCTTGGGCAGTATCTGAAATAGTATGCCCTTGCTTCATCAGCTTGCGAGAGAGTCTCAAACGAGACTGGATCTGATAAGCATGGGGAGGAAGACCAAACTCTTTCTGAAATGAACGAACTAAATGAAAGGGACTCAAGGCCGCCAATTTAGATAACTCTTCCAAAGAGACATCAGCCTGCGGAAAGTCGTCTAAAAACTCTTTAACCAGAACAAGTTGGCGCTGGGTTTTACTATCCAACTGAGGCTTAAGACTCGACTTACCATGTCGGCTAATCAACTTAACCAACATCCCATACATCAAGGTTTCACGGAGCAATCGATTATCCGATTCATCTATCGCGTTAAACACCAACCTCAGTTGATTGGCGAGTTCAGGGTCTTCAACGACTGCCCTAGGGAAATAGGGGGCGCCATAATTAGGAAGGTTTAGTTCTTGGGTAATTTTAGCTAGTTGCTCTGGGAGCGGGTACATAGCGCGATAAGCCCAACCGCCTTCCGTTGCCGAATGACCGCTATGTACCTCATCAGCATTGACCAGAATAATGGCGTCTTGGGGAGCAATGTGATGACCACCCGT encodes:
- a CDS encoding AzlD domain-containing protein, with product MIWLTILLMTAIVFFSRYLFLEPAIPLRLNQTARRLLRYSSPAVLTAIWGPIVFAPEQTFWPSFENPYLIGALVTGLLIWKTGNVLLTIGVSMAVFLFYNLVAIDFLFS
- a CDS encoding AzlC family ABC transporter permease; translation: MDNQKMDRRTQLWKGVLAGMPLSIAVIPWGILAGSYAIDAGLNQLQAQAMSAILFAGSAQLVAAGMFKAGIGLGTMLLTTLFITSRHFLYSVSMRDKISHLPTRWRLLLGFWLTDELFAICSGQSQQEFNRWYAAGVGGGFYLVWNIASFVGIVAGSQIPSLNEIGLDFAVAATFIALVFPLIRTLPVVVCVLVSLVTSVAMSVNNVEGGLMIAAIAGMLAGFFSESFQERNNGKKPIMEGK
- a CDS encoding AraC family transcriptional regulator → MENKKRSKEKAEYKVAEELGGIEILNAEYEKQNFSRHSHEGYTLGVIEQGAQRFYRTGGHHIAPQDAIILVNADEVHSGHSATEGGWAYRAMYPLPEQLAKITQELNLPNYGAPYFPRAVVEDPELANQLRLVFNAIDESDNRLLRETLMYGMLVKLISRHGKSSLKPQLDSKTQRQLVLVKEFLDDFPQADVSLEELSKLAALSPFHLVRSFQKEFGLPPHAYQIQSRLRLSRKLMKQGHTISDTAQECGFHDQSHFHRHFKKANGYTPGQYIKML